The Stigmatella ashevillena genomic sequence CGAGAAAGCCATGGAGGCGCACAGAGCCTGCACGGGAAATGGGGAACACCCAGGCCGAGTGAGGAGCTTCCGGCCAGGTGCCTCTGGGAAGCTCCGCGAAGCGGGCGCGCACATCCGGGACGAATTGGGGGGTCAGGGTCGCAGCCGCATCCGCGAAGGGCCACAGCAGGCTTGCCTGAGGTGCGCCCATGAGCGAAACAGCGGCTGCTGTATCCGTCCCCCAGCCGGCCGTCTCTACCAATTCGGGCCTCTCACCCGCGTCATTCATCCGGTACAGCAAGGCGAAGGGAACGTCCAAAACGTTGCCCGCCAGCACCTGGGCGGCTTCTCGCCACGCATCTTGTTCCCGCCTCACCGGTCCCGCGCGCGCCGCGAGGTCTCTCAGTGTCCGCAACCGTCGTTCGCCGAGCACCCGGCCGGTCGTTTCGGTGACGGTGACATGAACACCTCCGACGCCCCCACTCTCGTCTCGTATCGGACTGTACGAGAAGGTGAAGTAGCACTCCTCGAGATAGCCATTGCGGTCAAGCGGGAGCATCCAGTCTTCGGAGCCGACCGCCTTCCCTTGTCTCACTTCCTCGAACATCGGACCGATGAGGTGCCAGCCCTCCGCGAACGTGGCCTGGGAGCTGCCGCCCAGGGCGCCGGGATGCTTGGTCGAGCCAAGAATCGGGCGGAACCCATCGTTGTAGAACTGAACGAACTGGGACCCCCACGCGATGTACATTGGAAAGCGCGATTCGAGCAGGATGCCGACCGCCGTGCGCAGCGACTGGGGCCACGTTTCCAGCGGCCCCACGGGAGTCTGAGCCCAATCGATGGAGCGCATGAGGGCTCCCATCTCGCCCCCACCCACGGGCAGCGCCGCAGCGGCTCCTTGAGGCTCGCCCGGCGGCTGGGGGGCGGAAGAGGAACTGCTCGCCGCTTCGTGAGGTGTGCTTGAGGTACCCATCCAAGCACTCGATACCACACACCCTTTTGTGAGGGTGGGCAGAGCAGTTTCAGTCCAGAGCCCTCTTGCCTGAGTGCTTCCGAGTCGCAAGGAGGGCGGGCAGGCGCGATGCGCTCGGAGAGACCCAAGGAAAATAGGCGGAATAGGGGCCCACTGGCTCGGCGGCGGGCGAGGAGGCGCAGGAGGAGACGGCTGGGGCCAGCAAGGCCGTGCGCGGCGCCGGTGGAGGGGCCGAGCCTCCCCAGGGTTCCGTATTGCCACAGTGACGTCCACCTGCGCCCGGCGGATTCTTCATGCGCGAGTTCGTCTGCCCCCCGTTGCCTCAGCCGCGCAAGTACTCTGCCCAACAAACCGAGGGGCTCTATGTCCAAAGACCGGTCCGGGAAGGTCCATGTCGAGAACCACGAGGAGCCTGCCAGCGCAGCGGAAGTCCTGCCCATCCCCGAACTTCTCGCCTTCGCGCCAGGACGGGCGAGGGCCATGCTGGACGAGGGCCTTCGTGAGCGCCCCGAGAGCGCCCCCCTGCGCTACAGGCTGGCACTTCTGCACGAGCGTCAAGGTCACCGCGACGAGGCCCTCGCTGCCTTGCGAGAAGCCGTGGCACGCGAGCCGAGGTTGTTGGAGGCGGCGGCAACGGACTTCGCGGCGCTCGACCGGCTCTTCCTTCACGAGATTGGCTTGGAGACCGTTCCGGAGGCCATTGGGGACTTCACTCGACTGAAGACACTGGACCTCGGCCACAATCTCATCAACGCGCTGCCGGACAGCATCGGCACGCTGCGCGAACTTGAGGTCCTCTACGTCCATGAGAATCGACTCACCAAGCTTCCCGACGCACTCGGCGAACTCTCCGCGGTGACATACCTGAATGCCGGCGAGAATCCGCTGGCCCGACTGCCGGACGCCATCGGACGGATGAGCAGCCTCATTGAGCTACGCCTGCTCCATGCGGGGCTCCATGAGCTGCCCACCGCCATCGGAAGGCTCGCGTCCCTCCGCGAGTTGCACCTGCGCGGCAACCACCTGACTGCGCTCCCAGCGGCAATCGGTGAATTGCGCGAACTGCGCCACCTCGACCTGCGTGAGAATCGCCTCACCGCCCTTCCAGACGCCATTGCGGGGCTGCCTCGGCTTCGTGTCCTCGATTTGCGTGCCAATCCGCTCCGGACCCTGCCACCCGGTCTGAACGCGATGCACGCCCTGGAGAAACTGGACCTGCGCTGGACCGGACTGTCCCCTCCGCCGGGCCTCCGCGAACGCGGCTGCGTCGTGCTGGTCTAGTCCTCACAACCATCACCGCTGGGGAGAGCGCGGAGCGCTGGGGCGCCTCCTCGCAGCCGCCTGCCCGGATTTCAGAGCGCCAGGACGAGCACGAGATCGCGTTGCAAGTCGTTTCCCAGCAGGAAGTGCATCTCGCCCACCTCGGTGAAGCCCCAACGCGAGTAGAAGGCCCGTGCGCGGGCATTGCGTTCCCACACTCCCAACCACAGCACGTCATGCCTCCGAGTTCGCCCCTCCTCCAAACAGCGGAGCATGAGCGCGGCCCCCACCCTGACGCCCAGAAAGGGCCGGTCCACGTACAGGCGGGACAGATTGAGCGGGCGCTCGGTCTGCACGCCCTGCTCGCGGGCTCCATCACGTAGCAGGGCGAAGCCTGCGGGGACTCCGGAGACCTCCGCCAGCAGGTACAGGTTGCGCGGATCCTTCAGCTCCGCTTCCTGGATCTCCGGCCGGTAGTGCGAGGCGAGGAACGCCTCCACGTCCTCGGGGGTGTTGTCGGCGGCGAAGGTGTCTCGGAACGTGCGCGCGCCGATCTCCGTCAGGGTCGCCGCGTCCGCCAGCGCCGCAGGGCGGATCCTCACGACGTGCGTGGGACTCGTCTCGAGAGTCGTCATCGGCTGACACTCTAGCGCAACGGGCGCGCGGTGGGAGACTGAGCAACCGTCAACTGCACACGCGGAAGCGCCGAGGAGCCCCTCCGGCGCCTCTGGCCCATGACCTCCACAAACGTTAGGCGCTCCTAGTCATGACGTCTCCGAGGTGGCGACGAGGGTGGCGCGCGCAAGCGTGTGCCCGAGCATGACGAACGAGATGTGCGCCGACGTTCCGTCTTTCGGCACCGCCAGCGTGTCGACGTCAAGCGCTCGGACCACGATGAAGTAGCGGTGTGGACCGTCGCCCT encodes the following:
- a CDS encoding leucine-rich repeat domain-containing protein — translated: MSKDRSGKVHVENHEEPASAAEVLPIPELLAFAPGRARAMLDEGLRERPESAPLRYRLALLHERQGHRDEALAALREAVAREPRLLEAAATDFAALDRLFLHEIGLETVPEAIGDFTRLKTLDLGHNLINALPDSIGTLRELEVLYVHENRLTKLPDALGELSAVTYLNAGENPLARLPDAIGRMSSLIELRLLHAGLHELPTAIGRLASLRELHLRGNHLTALPAAIGELRELRHLDLRENRLTALPDAIAGLPRLRVLDLRANPLRTLPPGLNAMHALEKLDLRWTGLSPPPGLRERGCVVLV
- a CDS encoding GNAT family N-acetyltransferase, translating into MTTLETSPTHVVRIRPAALADAATLTEIGARTFRDTFAADNTPEDVEAFLASHYRPEIQEAELKDPRNLYLLAEVSGVPAGFALLRDGAREQGVQTERPLNLSRLYVDRPFLGVRVGAALMLRCLEEGRTRRHDVLWLGVWERNARARAFYSRWGFTEVGEMHFLLGNDLQRDLVLVLAL